A single region of the ANME-2 cluster archaeon genome encodes:
- a CDS encoding bifunctional nuclease family protein, with the protein MNNFIPVDVMGVYMTNTLHGLTPVVMISNEEGKIMPIYVGMSEGVSINSAANNEVTPRPMTHDLITSILERLDASISCVFIDEIKDDIYYARLSLDYDGTTIEIDARPSDCISLAVRTNAPIMVHSSVFHSSTIQEDEMEGMMTLDSFVNSS; encoded by the coding sequence ATGAATAATTTCATTCCAGTGGATGTAATGGGTGTGTACATGACCAATACACTGCACGGATTGACTCCGGTTGTCATGATATCTAATGAAGAGGGGAAGATAATGCCTATCTATGTGGGGATGTCTGAAGGAGTATCCATAAACTCGGCTGCCAACAACGAGGTGACTCCCAGGCCTATGACCCATGACCTCATTACCTCGATTCTTGAGCGGCTGGATGCCAGTATCTCCTGCGTGTTCATAGATGAGATCAAGGATGACATATACTATGCCAGGCTCAGCCTGGACTATGATGGTACTACCATTGAAATAGATGCAAGACCCAGTGACTGCATTTCCCTGGCTGTGCGCACAAATGCACCCATAATGGTACATAGTTCTGTGTTCCATTCATCAACGATACAAGAAGACGAAATGGAAGGAATGATGACTCTGGACTCGTTTGTAAACTCTTCCTGA
- a CDS encoding sodium:solute symporter family protein, with protein sequence MDGYQIFLILLAFYLAGLVSIGWYFTKKQKSVTDFWLAGREIGPKAIGFSAAASWLTAGGILAVIGFYMLLGMGSIWGFVAPNILALLIIALLVGKIKNLPSITQPELLEHRYSSAMRAPLGMIIAIVMILFAVADIKGLALVLEVFYGLSPLYAALIVALAVSVYVTLGGLSAVVWTDVIQFIFLAIFTLAMAVLVVIAATSGAVDVPATSVSELFGNVDSTWWNPISIGIPMVLIFIIAIIPGWMTEQDPWQRVWAARDKKSAQHGMVLGSMLILVVFAACAVIAIGLNSIYPEIARMGFPMGMGDAEPALLRFIVENFSPLVIALSAIGLAAAAMSCADTFATSGASCLSRDIYQRFIKPDATMKQMLVVNRISVLIIIFSATVASFYIHSIIDAIHIATFVASASYFFPLMGGLYWKRATKEGAFTAMVIGAVSQIALVVYDLANTPPMAPAYLETISPVLVNHGVVVGMSLSAVTFFGVSLLTKPSGQVNLAPFFREEAEKLAIKDEKEVNESDMEYIRLLKNIDEKVTGERSHLHLHLKVSERLDWKETIGKLKATYPAWVTPSGPDSVYRLTHADMLSCVSISRGSNADEIWMAAEPRVESANALKKEFFTAYGEVASVLDQMGIWVVTPKLRIED encoded by the coding sequence ATGGATGGATATCAGATATTTTTAATTTTACTTGCTTTTTATCTGGCAGGGCTTGTAAGTATTGGATGGTATTTTACGAAAAAACAGAAGTCTGTTACTGATTTCTGGCTTGCGGGAAGAGAGATAGGTCCGAAAGCGATTGGTTTTTCAGCAGCCGCTTCGTGGCTTACAGCGGGCGGGATACTTGCTGTCATAGGTTTTTACATGCTCCTCGGAATGGGTTCGATATGGGGTTTTGTGGCCCCGAACATACTGGCACTGCTTATCATCGCATTGCTGGTGGGAAAGATAAAGAACCTGCCTTCCATAACCCAGCCTGAACTTCTTGAGCATAGATACAGCAGTGCCATGCGTGCTCCCCTGGGAATGATCATAGCAATCGTTATGATATTGTTCGCAGTGGCAGATATCAAAGGACTGGCTCTCGTACTTGAGGTCTTCTATGGTCTCAGTCCCCTGTATGCAGCGCTTATTGTTGCATTGGCAGTATCTGTATATGTGACACTGGGCGGGCTATCAGCAGTGGTCTGGACCGATGTTATCCAGTTTATTTTCCTGGCGATATTTACCCTTGCGATGGCTGTTCTGGTAGTAATTGCCGCCACATCAGGTGCGGTTGATGTTCCTGCCACCAGCGTGTCAGAACTGTTCGGGAATGTTGATTCCACATGGTGGAATCCCATTTCCATTGGCATTCCTATGGTGCTGATATTCATAATCGCCATTATTCCTGGCTGGATGACAGAACAGGACCCGTGGCAGAGGGTCTGGGCCGCCCGGGACAAGAAATCTGCACAACATGGTATGGTACTTGGTTCCATGCTGATATTGGTGGTATTTGCAGCATGTGCTGTTATCGCAATCGGTCTTAATAGTATATATCCTGAGATTGCCCGGATGGGTTTCCCGATGGGAATGGGGGATGCAGAACCTGCGCTGTTAAGGTTCATCGTTGAAAACTTTTCACCCCTTGTGATAGCACTGAGCGCAATTGGGCTCGCGGCAGCGGCAATGTCATGTGCTGATACCTTTGCAACGTCGGGGGCTTCCTGTCTTTCCAGGGATATATACCAGAGGTTCATTAAACCTGATGCCACAATGAAACAGATGCTGGTTGTAAACAGGATTAGTGTGCTCATAATCATATTTTCAGCAACGGTAGCTTCGTTTTATATACATAGTATTATTGATGCTATCCATATTGCCACATTTGTAGCCAGTGCCTCGTACTTTTTCCCGCTCATGGGAGGATTGTACTGGAAACGTGCCACCAAGGAAGGTGCCTTTACAGCGATGGTCATTGGAGCAGTTTCACAGATAGCACTTGTTGTGTACGACCTGGCAAATACACCACCAATGGCGCCTGCGTATCTTGAGACCATCAGCCCGGTTCTTGTGAATCACGGGGTGGTAGTGGGTATGTCATTGAGCGCAGTTACGTTCTTTGGAGTTTCACTGCTGACAAAACCTTCAGGTCAGGTGAACCTGGCTCCGTTCTTCAGGGAAGAAGCTGAAAAACTGGCAATAAAGGATGAAAAAGAAGTGAATGAATCGGATATGGAATATATCCGTTTACTGAAAAATATCGATGAAAAAGTGACCGGGGAACGCAGTCACCTGCACTTGCACCTCAAGGTCTCTGAAAGACTTGATTGGAAAGAGACCATTGGGAAGCTTAAAGCCACGTATCCTGCATGGGTCACGCCAAGCGGGCCTGATTCAGTGTACCGGCTCACCCATGCCGATATGTTATCCTGTGTTTCAATAAGCCGTGGCAGTAATGCTGATGAGATCTGGATGGCAGCAGAACCGCGGGTGGAATCTGCGAATGCGCTGAAAAAGGAGTTCTTTACAGCTTATGGCGAGGTGGCCAGTGTGCTCGACCAGATGGGCATATGGGTGGTAACCCCTAAGCTGAGAATTGAAGACTAG
- a CDS encoding methionine synthase, translating to MTPDITFDDIGSYPLPSGISREWIAQAAASRKEDGRLFETIAHSMQQKIEAGVEVPTYPQFQDMNRQFLNIINDPKRTEEPLLVRESDAKILEMEAITALAGEYRARHGEALKVRVCATGPVELYQHEFGGTSYSDVLLTMAKSIDRFLRNAINCSGDLEVVTVSIDEPSVGINPQIMHTDEDIIKALSIAGQTAKNSGIDAEIHLHSPLYYKLVCEVPSINIIGVESAANPSYLELIDRQDLTTSDTFLRVGIARTDIFGLTATLNEKYNTNVWKEPDRIKEVVTRMETPQVIAGRLSGIYGKFGDSIRYAGPDCGLGSWPTQDMARQLLNNTAKGMELFRQGQ from the coding sequence ATGACCCCTGATATTACCTTTGACGATATCGGCAGTTATCCTCTCCCCTCTGGCATCTCCAGGGAATGGATAGCACAGGCGGCTGCATCCAGGAAGGAAGACGGGCGCCTGTTCGAGACGATCGCCCATTCAATGCAGCAGAAGATAGAAGCGGGTGTGGAAGTTCCCACCTACCCCCAGTTCCAGGACATGAACCGGCAGTTCCTGAACATCATAAATGACCCGAAACGCACGGAAGAACCCCTGCTGGTCAGGGAATCCGATGCAAAGATACTGGAAATGGAAGCCATTACCGCCCTGGCAGGTGAGTACAGGGCCCGGCACGGTGAAGCTCTCAAGGTCCGGGTGTGCGCCACAGGACCGGTAGAGCTCTACCAGCACGAGTTCGGCGGCACGTCATACAGTGACGTATTGCTGACCATGGCAAAAAGCATTGACAGGTTTCTCAGGAATGCGATCAACTGCTCTGGCGACCTTGAAGTGGTTACGGTATCCATTGACGAGCCCAGTGTCGGTATAAACCCGCAGATAATGCATACTGATGAAGATATCATAAAAGCACTCAGCATAGCAGGACAGACCGCCAAAAACAGCGGGATAGATGCCGAAATACACCTGCATTCGCCCCTTTATTATAAACTGGTGTGCGAAGTCCCTTCCATTAACATCATAGGAGTGGAATCAGCGGCAAATCCCTCATATCTTGAACTCATTGACCGCCAGGACCTTACTACATCTGATACGTTCCTCAGGGTAGGGATTGCCCGCACAGATATATTCGGCCTTACCGCTACCCTTAACGAAAAATACAATACCAATGTCTGGAAGGAACCTGACAGAATAAAGGAAGTGGTCACCCGGATGGAAACACCCCAAGTCATAGCAGGCAGGCTATCCGGTATCTACGGGAAGTTCGGCGACAGTATAAGATATGCCGGACCTGATTGCGGTCTGGGTTCATGGCCCACGCAGGATATGGCACGGCAACTGCTAAATAACACGGCAAAGGGTATGGAACTGTTCCGCCAGGGACAGTAA